The following nucleotide sequence is from Drosophila takahashii strain IR98-3 E-12201 chromosome 3L, DtakHiC1v2, whole genome shotgun sequence.
GTTTGCCGGAGAAGCCTCCAGTAGGAACCACTTTTCCACTGTTCACGGAGCCGTTGAGGCAGGATGGCGCGAGGCAGATCGTCTGATCAGGCACTACTCATCTTGCGGACCAAGATCTTAAGATAATCTGATTTTTGGTAGTTTTCTACGTACTTCTGTTTTTGGGTTaatgaaattctttgtttgtgaaataaaattattttactgaTACtctaagtattttttaatagaaaactataatgtttttataaataaacgtttttttttttttattttctttatttgtgtttataaaattccaagTTTCTCGATTTCAAGTTCCTGTATAAAACAGCTTAAAGGTTTTAAGAATAAATGAATATTgtaaaaagttgttgacgttCATTTACTTCGATCGAAAAACACGTAGCATGTGAGTTATATTTTTACCTACTtgctttttaaaagaaaaaataaataaataaaaagttttaaaatttcaaaatcgcGACCGTTACCTGATTAAAAATTAGCGCCCTTCATCGATTTATCGGACTTATCGCATCAGCTGTTCTTGAACCATCACTAATGGGATTTTCAAAAATCTTTTGACATAACATAacacaacaataaaaatgcaaataattaGGAATTGCAGCAGCAAACTACTGAAACACAAGTACCTGTGCCAGCCGAAGGTGTACTCCCTGTACTACAGTACATCCAAAGGTGCGTCACCGCCAGTTTTATTCATAAAACCCAGTGCCGGCTAAAGGATTCGTTTTCCTCCACTTACAGATGCGGCCAAAGAGCTACCGCTGGCCCCGGGATACCAGCCACGCCCCGTGGAGCAGGCCTATTGGGAGCGGGAGCAGCGCCAGGCGAATCTGCCCCAGCCTCCGGTCGGCGGTTGCAAGCGGGGCAGCTTCCGCATGCTCCTCCCGCCGCCAAATGTAACCGGGAGTCTCCACCTGGGCCACGCTCTCATGGCCACCGTGCAGGACGTGCTGGCCCGCCAGCGTCAGCAGCTGGGCTACCAGGTGGACTGGGTGCCGGGCACAGATCATGCGGGCATCGCCACCCAGGTGGTCGTCGAAAAAACCATTGCCGCATCGCAGGGTAAAACGCGCCAGGAACTGGGACGAGCGGCCTTCCTGGACGAAGTGTGGCGCTGGAAGGCGGAAAAGGGCGCCGGAATTGTCCAGGATCTGCGCCAACTGGGCTGCCGGCTCAACTGGCAGCGTGAGTACTTCACCATGGACGAGCAGCAGGCGCATGCGGTCAATGTGGCCTTCGAGCGACTCTTCGACGAGGGTCTCATCCGTCGGCGCAATTCGCTGGTCAACTGGTCCACCGCCCTGCGCTCCGCCATCTCGGACATCGAGGTGGATACGCTGGACATCAAGGAGCCGCTGGAGATTGCCGTTCCGGGCTACGAGCAGAATGTTCTCTTTGGCAGAATCTACGACTTCGCCTATCGCGTGGTGGATGGCGAAACACTGCCTGATGGTTCGGCTGAGGAGATTGTGGTGTCCACCACCAGACCAGAGACCATCTTGGGCGACGTAGCAGTCGCTGTTCATCCGCTCGATCCGCGCTACACTAAGTATCGAAATTTGGAGGAGGTAAAGCTCAAGCATCCCTTTCGGCACGACACCATTCCACTGGTTTTCGACATCGCCGTGGATCAGGAATTCGGCACCGGGGCGGTGAAGATCACTCCTGCCCACGATAAGTTCGATTTCGAGCTGGCCCATCGCCATAAGCTGGAACCGCGCCAGGTGTTCAACGAAACGGGCCATGTGGTGGGGGCTTATCCGGAGTTTAAGGGCCAACCGCGTTTTGAGGCGCGAGAACTGATTGTCAACCGGCTGGAGGACTTGGAACTTCTGCGCCAGGTGCGCGCCCACACCATGCAGTTGCCCATCTGTTCGCGCTCCAAGGATGTCATCGAGTACATGATCCTGCCGCAGTGGTACCTCAAGTGCAAGGATTTGGCAAGGGATGCTTTATCAGAACTCCACAGTGGCCGCCTGCAAATCCAGCCAGCGAGCTTCGAAACGGAGTGGGAGCGCTGGCTGCAGGACAGCCGTGACTGGTGCATTTCCAGGCAGTTGTGGTGGGGCCACCAGGTGCCCGCCTACGAGGTGATCGACTCCAAGGGCAACAGCCAATGGTTGGCCGCTCTGGACGAAA
It contains:
- the ValRS-m gene encoding valine--tRNA ligase, mitochondrial translates to MQIIRNCSSKLLKHKYLCQPKVYSLYYSTSKDAAKELPLAPGYQPRPVEQAYWEREQRQANLPQPPVGGCKRGSFRMLLPPPNVTGSLHLGHALMATVQDVLARQRQQLGYQVDWVPGTDHAGIATQVVVEKTIAASQGKTRQELGRAAFLDEVWRWKAEKGAGIVQDLRQLGCRLNWQREYFTMDEQQAHAVNVAFERLFDEGLIRRRNSLVNWSTALRSAISDIEVDTLDIKEPLEIAVPGYEQNVLFGRIYDFAYRVVDGETLPDGSAEEIVVSTTRPETILGDVAVAVHPLDPRYTKYRNLEEVKLKHPFRHDTIPLVFDIAVDQEFGTGAVKITPAHDKFDFELAHRHKLEPRQVFNETGHVVGAYPEFKGQPRFEARELIVNRLEDLELLRQVRAHTMQLPICSRSKDVIEYMILPQWYLKCKDLARDALSELHSGRLQIQPASFETEWERWLQDSRDWCISRQLWWGHQVPAYEVIDSKGNSQWLAALDEKAARQKAIQLIGSEEFTLKRDPDVLDTWFSSALLPFSTAGWPEESYKERYPLDLMQTGHDILFFWVARMMMMGLKLTGEAPFQRVLLNGIVCDAQGRKMSKSLGNIVAPQQVVQGASLESLKAGLEQSCEAGIIKPSELKTSTDGMTKMFPNGIQECGTDALRFTLMSHNIKSHFISFDVNACYTNKLFLNKIWQAMRFTLGSAKTLGISLDQFETLEGVSLGVWDRWIIGRLADTLSICSQSYTSYNFHLATAALKTFFYQNLCDIYLETTKTAIANRTPSAYIHVGTLTACLSWGLQAMAPFTPFVASELLQHVPLNIELKLSDYQDVKLEEEVNEIVSICQNVRQVKSRNEISKRHQPRLSLFAQNSDSEGVLRRHLPQIQVLTRCEGVELELLDESSKISKQLSFFSTAGALCSFGLKVGNGLALTEEKRDEMQLVNNKKLKKLVNELQRYRMRLDNEAFQLMADKAVKMHFENKVKELEAEINSLTRLAA